In Streptomyces capitiformicae, one genomic interval encodes:
- a CDS encoding L,D-transpeptidase family protein: MGDRGRRGAVALTITGLLTPLALALGTAPAQAASCTTQTGPYQKQVEKFLGRPVDGKQSAADCKAIKAFQTKHGITPNIGYAGSVTWGVMDLMNKQKAVGKNPNKAGKCPTNKGRIACVNLTLQLSWIQDGKKLVYGPVPVRTGRDGYETRTGLKKIYWRDIDHVSSIYDVPMPYSQFFDGGQAFHAAAVSMWNPPGSRGCVNLTKTDAKKYWSLLKKGDDVYVYGRKPGT; encoded by the coding sequence ATGGGGGACAGAGGAAGAAGAGGCGCCGTAGCGCTCACGATCACCGGCCTGCTGACACCGCTCGCGCTCGCGCTGGGCACCGCGCCCGCGCAGGCGGCGAGTTGTACGACGCAGACAGGGCCGTACCAGAAGCAGGTGGAGAAGTTCCTCGGCCGCCCGGTCGACGGCAAGCAGTCCGCCGCCGACTGCAAGGCGATCAAGGCCTTCCAGACCAAGCACGGCATCACACCGAACATCGGCTACGCGGGTTCCGTCACCTGGGGCGTGATGGACCTCATGAACAAGCAGAAGGCCGTCGGCAAGAACCCCAACAAGGCCGGCAAGTGCCCGACCAACAAGGGCCGGATAGCCTGCGTCAACCTCACCCTCCAGCTGAGCTGGATCCAGGACGGCAAGAAGCTCGTCTACGGACCCGTGCCCGTCCGTACCGGCCGTGACGGCTACGAGACCCGCACCGGCCTGAAGAAGATCTACTGGCGCGACATCGACCACGTGTCGTCGATCTACGACGTGCCGATGCCGTACAGCCAGTTCTTCGACGGCGGCCAGGCCTTCCACGCCGCCGCCGTCAGCATGTGGAACCCGCCCGGCTCCCGTGGCTGCGTCAACCTGACGAAGACCGACGCCAAGAAGTACTGGTCGCTGCTGAAGAAGGGCGACGACGTCTACGTGTACGGCCGCAAGCCGGGCACCTGA
- the pabB gene encoding aminodeoxychorismate synthase component I encodes MKTLLIDNYDSYTYNLFQLIAEVNGEEPVVVLNDAAADDMPKLREFDNVVVSPGPGHPAEPRDFGIAARVIAEATIPVLGVCLGHQGIAVGERAEVESAPWPRHGHLSTVRHDGRDLFRGLPQNFTVVRYHSLSVREPLPSTLQPTAWSEDGVLMGLRHRERPLWGVQFHPESILTDHGHRLLVNFRNLTAERAGSPRTKNTAVTSLTGAIPRPRRAPGPAYRLHTRRIATAVDAEAAFTRMYADAPRAFWLDSSRVEEGLSRFSFFGDGSGPLAEFVRYDVDSGLCEIEREGRPTRKVQASVFDYLKRQLASRKIDASSLPFDFTGGYVGYFGYELKADTGSPNRHTAETPDACWLFADRLIAVDHEEGATYAVCLAEDTPAAARQAADWLDTATAQLTFVATETRDTPCSAEPYPRAAEPWLVRDRATYLADIEACQDELKAGTSYEVCLTNAVRLPAPYDPYDFYRVLRRINPAPYAAYLRFGDLDVAGSSPERFLRITRDGLAEAKPIKGTAPRGGTPEEDDRLRDELASDAKTRAENLMIVDLLRNDLGRVSKTGTVRVPRLMATETYATVHQLVSTVEGRLREGTDAVDCVRACFPGGSMTGAPKLRTMEIIDELETEARGVYSGALGYLGCAGGADLNIVIRTAVFQGGRMHLGAGGAIVLDSDPAAEYDEMLLKTAALMRAHREHTRAPAVTEEPTR; translated from the coding sequence GTGAAGACTCTGCTCATCGACAATTACGACTCGTACACGTACAACCTGTTCCAGCTGATCGCCGAGGTCAACGGCGAGGAGCCGGTGGTGGTACTGAACGACGCCGCGGCCGACGACATGCCAAAGCTGCGGGAATTCGACAACGTGGTGGTGTCGCCGGGACCGGGCCACCCCGCCGAGCCACGCGACTTCGGTATCGCCGCCCGCGTGATCGCCGAGGCCACGATCCCCGTGCTCGGCGTCTGCCTGGGCCACCAGGGCATCGCGGTGGGGGAGCGGGCCGAGGTCGAGTCGGCCCCGTGGCCCCGCCACGGCCACCTGTCGACCGTCCGGCACGACGGCCGTGACCTGTTCCGCGGTCTGCCGCAGAACTTCACCGTCGTCCGCTACCACTCGCTGTCCGTGCGCGAGCCGCTGCCGTCGACCCTGCAGCCCACGGCCTGGTCCGAGGACGGCGTCCTCATGGGCCTGCGCCACCGTGAACGGCCGCTGTGGGGCGTGCAGTTCCACCCGGAGTCGATCCTCACCGACCACGGCCACCGCCTGCTGGTCAACTTCCGCAATCTCACGGCGGAACGGGCCGGCAGCCCACGGACGAAGAACACCGCGGTCACCTCCCTCACCGGCGCGATCCCCCGTCCCCGACGAGCTCCCGGCCCCGCGTACCGGCTGCACACCCGCCGGATCGCCACCGCCGTCGACGCCGAGGCCGCCTTCACCCGCATGTACGCCGACGCGCCGCGCGCGTTCTGGCTGGACAGCTCGCGTGTCGAGGAGGGCCTGTCCCGGTTCTCGTTCTTCGGCGACGGCAGTGGTCCGCTCGCCGAGTTCGTCCGCTACGACGTCGACAGCGGCCTGTGCGAGATCGAGCGGGAGGGGCGGCCCACGCGCAAGGTCCAGGCGAGCGTCTTCGACTATCTGAAGCGGCAGCTGGCCAGCCGCAAGATCGACGCGTCGAGCCTGCCCTTCGACTTCACCGGCGGCTATGTCGGCTACTTCGGCTACGAGTTGAAGGCCGACACCGGCTCCCCGAACCGGCACACGGCCGAAACCCCGGACGCCTGCTGGCTGTTCGCGGACCGGCTGATCGCCGTCGACCACGAGGAGGGCGCCACCTACGCCGTCTGCCTGGCCGAGGACACCCCGGCAGCCGCCCGCCAGGCCGCAGACTGGCTCGACACCGCGACGGCCCAGCTGACCTTCGTGGCCACGGAGACCCGGGACACCCCGTGCTCCGCCGAGCCGTACCCCCGCGCCGCCGAGCCCTGGCTCGTCCGCGACCGCGCCACCTACCTCGCCGACATCGAGGCCTGCCAGGACGAGCTGAAGGCCGGCACCAGCTACGAGGTCTGCCTGACCAACGCCGTGCGGTTACCCGCGCCGTACGACCCGTACGACTTCTACCGGGTCCTTCGCCGCATCAACCCGGCCCCGTACGCGGCCTACCTCAGGTTCGGCGACCTCGATGTCGCGGGCTCGTCCCCCGAGCGCTTCCTGCGGATCACCCGCGACGGCCTCGCCGAGGCCAAGCCCATCAAGGGCACCGCACCACGTGGTGGAACCCCGGAGGAGGACGACCGGCTGCGCGACGAGCTCGCCAGCGACGCCAAGACGCGCGCCGAGAACCTGATGATCGTCGACCTCCTCCGCAACGACCTGGGCAGGGTGTCGAAGACCGGCACCGTACGCGTCCCGCGCCTCATGGCCACCGAGACCTACGCCACCGTGCACCAACTGGTCTCCACCGTCGAGGGCAGGCTGCGCGAGGGAACCGACGCCGTGGACTGCGTCCGGGCCTGCTTCCCGGGCGGATCCATGACCGGGGCGCCCAAGCTCCGCACCATGGAGATCATCGACGAGTTGGAGACCGAGGCCCGCGGCGTGTACTCGGGAGCGCTCGGCTATCTCGGCTGCGCCGGCGGCGCCGACCTCAACATCGTCATCCGCACCGCCGTGTTCCAGGGCGGCCGTATGCACCTGGGCGCGGGCGGCGCGATCGTCCTCGACTCCGACCCGGCCGCCGAGTACGACGAGATGCTGCTGAAGACCGCCGCCCTGATGCGGGCCCACCGCGAGCACACCCGGGCCCCGGCCGTCACCGAGGAGCCGACGCGATGA
- a CDS encoding class I adenylate-forming enzyme family protein, which yields MADTSTPAERSGHMRDQHQATRRPETLAGRGFYLGSMLREAADRHGPVFVTLDRPLDVNPALGTDLTYPVLADVVDELSGRLWEAGVRPSEQVVVHKTDNVDIVLLTCAVSRIGAVPVLLSPGLAGPVVGQLLERLHKPWLITDRAKLEGPLNDVELTGLVRRTLSVDDAPGAEPLRKYAGAETPAAVRLHPRDPSLITHSSGTTGLPKLAVHCPNTMWNRLVPQKAMGWPTRGETAALHMSFVHSRFYHLLGVLLHFGSPLVLITDPEPANVGPLLARHRPGIVETHPNTFVLWEELADAPGAPLARVRSYGSTFDAIHPRTVQRLLDASGRRSPWLIQLYGQSETGPVAFQWFTRRSAARADGRRVGIGIPGFTRVRVADEDGRRVRPGAPGRIEARTRGRILTYLGARERYLRQLDGGWWQMGDMGYQSRWGALYLIDREIDQIDSVHSNLEVEDTLMSRLEELREVVIVPGVDREPVPVVCVRGERPLDLRRWREATADLPTMAEPRQWRFEELPMTSTWKVKRVEITRMLTESART from the coding sequence ATGGCCGACACCTCCACCCCCGCAGAAAGGTCTGGCCATATGCGCGACCAGCATCAGGCCACTCGCCGGCCGGAAACACTCGCCGGGCGCGGCTTCTACCTGGGCTCGATGCTCAGGGAGGCCGCCGACCGCCACGGGCCCGTCTTCGTCACCCTGGACCGCCCTCTCGACGTCAACCCGGCCCTCGGGACCGACCTCACCTACCCGGTCCTCGCCGACGTGGTCGACGAACTCTCCGGCCGTCTCTGGGAAGCGGGCGTGCGCCCCTCCGAGCAGGTCGTGGTCCACAAGACGGACAACGTCGACATCGTGCTGCTGACCTGCGCGGTCTCCCGTATCGGCGCCGTCCCCGTGCTCCTGTCGCCCGGCCTCGCGGGCCCCGTCGTCGGTCAGCTCCTCGAACGCCTCCACAAGCCCTGGCTGATCACCGACCGGGCCAAGCTCGAAGGCCCCCTGAACGACGTCGAACTCACCGGACTCGTACGCCGTACCCTCTCCGTCGACGACGCCCCCGGCGCCGAACCGCTGCGGAAGTACGCCGGCGCCGAGACCCCGGCCGCCGTGCGCCTCCACCCCCGCGACCCCTCGCTCATCACCCACAGCTCGGGCACCACCGGCCTCCCCAAGCTGGCAGTGCACTGCCCGAACACGATGTGGAACCGGCTCGTCCCGCAGAAGGCGATGGGCTGGCCCACCCGGGGCGAGACAGCCGCCCTGCACATGTCCTTCGTGCACTCGCGCTTCTACCATCTGCTCGGTGTCCTGCTGCACTTCGGCAGCCCGCTGGTCCTCATCACCGATCCCGAACCGGCGAACGTGGGCCCGCTGCTGGCCCGCCACCGCCCCGGCATCGTCGAGACCCACCCCAACACCTTCGTCCTGTGGGAGGAACTGGCGGACGCCCCCGGGGCGCCGCTGGCCCGCGTCCGCTCGTACGGCTCCACCTTCGACGCCATCCACCCGCGTACCGTGCAGCGGCTCCTCGACGCGTCCGGGCGGCGCTCGCCGTGGCTCATCCAGCTGTACGGGCAGAGCGAGACCGGCCCGGTCGCCTTCCAGTGGTTCACGCGCCGCAGCGCCGCCCGCGCCGACGGCCGCAGGGTCGGCATCGGCATCCCGGGCTTCACCCGCGTCCGGGTCGCGGACGAGGACGGCCGCCGGGTCCGCCCCGGCGCCCCCGGCCGGATCGAGGCCCGCACCCGGGGCCGTATCCTCACCTACCTCGGCGCCCGCGAGCGCTATCTGCGCCAACTCGACGGCGGCTGGTGGCAGATGGGCGACATGGGCTACCAGAGCCGCTGGGGCGCCCTCTATCTGATCGACCGTGAGATCGACCAGATCGACTCCGTGCACAGCAACCTGGAGGTCGAGGACACCCTGATGTCCCGTCTGGAGGAGCTGCGCGAGGTCGTCATCGTGCCCGGCGTCGACCGCGAACCCGTCCCCGTGGTGTGCGTACGCGGCGAACGCCCCCTGGACCTGCGGCGCTGGCGGGAGGCCACCGCCGACCTGCCGACCATGGCGGAGCCCCGACAGTGGCGGTTCGAGGAGCTGCCCATGACCTCCACCTGGAAGGTCAAACGGGTCGAGATCACCCGCATGCTGACCGAGAGCGCCCGCACATGA
- a CDS encoding carboxymuconolactone decarboxylase family protein, translated as MSNSDSVTRVALKKITPDVSGAMGSLHAAAVSAARDAKVEPEILELIRIRASQINGCAFCLDMHTKDARAQGETEQRIYALNAWEETPFFTARERAALALTEAVTLVHDGHVPDSVYAAAAEVFDEEQIAALIWAATVINAYNRIAIATRMVPGAYQPAQK; from the coding sequence ATGAGCAACAGCGATTCCGTAACGCGCGTGGCCCTCAAGAAAATCACCCCTGATGTGTCCGGTGCGATGGGCTCCCTGCACGCCGCCGCCGTTTCCGCGGCGCGGGACGCGAAGGTCGAGCCGGAGATTCTCGAACTGATCCGCATTCGCGCGTCGCAGATCAACGGCTGCGCGTTCTGTCTGGACATGCACACCAAGGACGCCCGCGCCCAGGGCGAGACCGAGCAGCGGATCTACGCGCTCAACGCGTGGGAGGAGACCCCCTTCTTCACCGCCCGCGAGCGCGCCGCACTGGCGTTGACCGAGGCGGTGACGCTGGTCCACGACGGGCATGTCCCGGATTCCGTCTACGCGGCGGCCGCCGAGGTCTTCGACGAGGAGCAGATCGCGGCACTGATCTGGGCTGCCACCGTCATCAACGCGTACAACCGGATCGCCATCGCGACCCGAATGGTTCCGGGGGCTTACCAGCCCGCCCAGAAGTAG
- a CDS encoding antibiotic biosynthesis monooxygenase: MKALSKVRYGQLKKFVEDLNGVAVLRVFDGVSRNPVTVTVAYHVVPGREADFHSWGWAALRTTAQQPGFLGGGVLVDGEAEWHVVYRFDSEESARTWENSLACAQWAARAEGLARETARRSVVGSKAWFDAQTAREPAPAAPRPPPKWKLWLVNMSAVFPPVLLFNLAVLPYLNDLNPLFRTLLLCLSVTAIVTWILMPRLQRFLKKWLYPPLQALRGRHKRRTA, translated from the coding sequence ATGAAAGCCCTCTCAAAGGTGCGATACGGACAGTTGAAAAAGTTCGTTGAAGATTTGAACGGGGTCGCGGTTCTTCGCGTATTCGACGGCGTGAGCAGGAATCCCGTTACCGTCACCGTCGCGTATCACGTGGTGCCGGGGCGCGAGGCCGACTTCCACTCCTGGGGGTGGGCCGCGCTGCGTACGACCGCGCAGCAGCCGGGTTTTCTGGGGGGAGGCGTACTCGTCGACGGAGAGGCGGAGTGGCATGTGGTCTACCGCTTCGACAGTGAGGAATCGGCCCGGACCTGGGAGAACTCGCTGGCCTGCGCCCAGTGGGCGGCCCGCGCCGAAGGACTCGCCCGGGAGACCGCCCGCCGCAGTGTGGTGGGCTCCAAGGCATGGTTCGACGCCCAGACCGCCCGGGAGCCGGCGCCGGCCGCCCCGCGCCCGCCCCCGAAATGGAAACTGTGGCTGGTGAATATGAGCGCGGTTTTCCCACCCGTGCTCCTGTTCAACCTGGCGGTTCTTCCCTATCTCAACGACCTGAATCCGCTTTTCCGTACACTTCTGTTGTGCCTGTCCGTGACGGCCATCGTCACCTGGATTCTCATGCCGAGACTCCAGAGATTTCTGAAGAAGTGGCTGTATCCGCCGCTGCAGGCGCTGCGCGGCCGGCACAAACGACGGACCGCCTAG
- a CDS encoding DUF3050 domain-containing protein yields the protein MNHEGIDRARAAIEPVRKEVTAHPIYQRINSRADMAVFMEHHVFAVWDFMSLLKSLQRDLTCVDVPWVPRGSEVSRRLINDIVLVEESDELGGGFTSHFELYRSGMGEAGADTSRLDTFLGLIEEGHDVPAALRVAQVPAPAADFVRTTFGIISERPLHCRAAAFAFSREDLIPDMFDQVIKKEGTERFPLFCDYLARHIEVDGEEHTPMAMAMVADLCGGEDVRWQQAVETAVVALEARSRLWDGITEAMR from the coding sequence ATGAATCACGAGGGAATCGACCGGGCTCGCGCCGCGATCGAACCCGTACGGAAAGAAGTGACCGCGCACCCGATCTACCAGCGGATCAACAGCCGCGCGGACATGGCCGTCTTCATGGAGCACCACGTATTCGCCGTGTGGGACTTCATGTCCCTCCTCAAGTCCCTTCAGCGTGATCTGACCTGTGTGGACGTCCCCTGGGTGCCGCGCGGGTCGGAGGTGAGCCGGCGGCTCATCAACGACATCGTCCTCGTCGAGGAGAGCGACGAGTTGGGCGGCGGGTTCACCAGTCACTTCGAGCTGTACCGGTCGGGCATGGGCGAGGCGGGCGCGGACACATCACGTCTCGACACGTTCCTGGGGCTGATCGAGGAGGGCCACGATGTGCCCGCGGCGCTTCGGGTCGCCCAAGTGCCCGCTCCCGCTGCGGACTTCGTCCGTACGACGTTCGGCATCATCTCGGAGCGGCCGTTGCACTGCCGGGCCGCGGCGTTCGCGTTCTCACGGGAAGACCTGATCCCCGATATGTTCGATCAGGTGATCAAGAAGGAGGGGACCGAGCGGTTTCCGCTATTCTGCGACTACCTCGCGCGGCACATCGAGGTGGACGGGGAGGAGCACACGCCGATGGCCATGGCGATGGTCGCGGATCTGTGCGGGGGTGAGGACGTGCGATGGCAGCAGGCCGTCGAGACGGCTGTGGTCGCGCTGGAGGCGAGGTCTCGACTGTGGGACGGCATCACGGAGGCCATGCGGTAA
- a CDS encoding AMP-binding protein — MTIMTTSQPARLHADADAPGNLAAHLAALAERHGWTDRPAFHQGHRAHTHGGIHDLASRAATVLTDHGVRPGDRVLLALPDSIAWVTTFLAVARLGAVAVLVNPELTPPELQFMAEDTEVVLWVTGPGADHHFPAGGHEVKGRGAVTFAAPPRGRDQPQTTRAVPTTVPAARLGADQLMALSATAKPMKTAHPVDAHMPLYIQYTSGTTGRPKGVVHVHSDPKTYHDLIGRRLLRITQDDVTLSVSRLYFAYGFGNAFVFPLFSGSSAVLTDRRPTPAVVDELVARHRVTLLYSVPSAYAALVTDRANGHEDCFASVRAAVSAGEGMPAGLGKQVTELLGAPVLEQIGSTEAGHAFCANSFDHNHPGTVGRPVPGFEVELRDRAGTPVPDGEAGELWVRGPTVTPGYLNRPEETERALVGGWLNTRDRARREPDGTYRHLGRADDMEMVGGITVSPLEVEALLRTHPAVRDVAVVAVTDERGASKLRAFVIPVPPIAVGLEAELICMARDKLAAFKVPRSVSFVPTLPRTATGKLRRHLVRQGAW, encoded by the coding sequence ATGACAATCATGACGACGTCCCAGCCCGCCCGGCTCCACGCCGACGCCGACGCCCCCGGCAACCTCGCGGCCCACCTCGCCGCACTCGCCGAACGCCACGGCTGGACCGACCGCCCGGCCTTCCACCAGGGCCACCGCGCCCACACCCACGGTGGGATCCACGACCTCGCGTCCCGTGCCGCCACGGTCCTGACCGACCATGGAGTACGCCCGGGAGACCGGGTACTGCTGGCCCTCCCGGACTCCATCGCCTGGGTGACCACATTCCTGGCCGTCGCCCGCCTGGGCGCGGTCGCGGTCCTGGTCAACCCCGAACTCACCCCACCCGAACTCCAGTTCATGGCAGAGGACACAGAGGTAGTTCTGTGGGTGACAGGACCGGGCGCGGACCATCACTTCCCGGCCGGCGGCCACGAAGTCAAGGGCCGCGGGGCTGTGACATTTGCGGCTCCGCCGCGCGGGCGCGACCAGCCACAAACAACCCGCGCTGTCCCCACGACCGTCCCAGCGGCGCGCCTCGGTGCCGACCAACTGATGGCTCTGAGTGCCACGGCCAAGCCCATGAAGACGGCCCATCCCGTCGACGCCCACATGCCTCTCTACATTCAGTACACCTCCGGAACGACAGGCCGCCCCAAGGGAGTCGTCCACGTCCACAGCGACCCCAAGACCTACCACGACCTGATAGGCCGGAGGCTGCTGCGCATCACCCAGGACGACGTCACCCTCTCCGTCTCCCGCCTGTACTTCGCCTACGGCTTCGGCAACGCCTTCGTCTTCCCCCTCTTCTCCGGCTCCAGCGCGGTCCTCACCGACCGCCGCCCCACCCCGGCCGTCGTGGACGAACTCGTCGCCCGTCACCGCGTGACCCTGCTCTACTCGGTGCCGTCGGCGTACGCCGCCCTCGTCACCGACCGGGCCAACGGGCACGAGGACTGCTTCGCCTCGGTGCGCGCGGCGGTGTCGGCCGGCGAGGGAATGCCCGCGGGGCTCGGCAAGCAGGTCACGGAGCTGCTCGGCGCCCCCGTCCTCGAACAGATCGGCTCCACCGAGGCCGGCCACGCGTTCTGCGCCAACAGCTTCGACCACAACCACCCCGGCACGGTCGGCCGCCCCGTACCCGGCTTCGAGGTCGAACTCCGCGACCGCGCGGGCACCCCGGTTCCGGACGGCGAGGCGGGCGAGCTCTGGGTGCGCGGGCCGACGGTGACCCCCGGCTACCTCAACCGGCCCGAGGAGACCGAGCGTGCCCTGGTCGGCGGCTGGCTCAACACCCGGGACCGGGCCCGCCGCGAACCGGACGGCACCTATCGGCACTTGGGCCGGGCCGACGACATGGAGATGGTCGGCGGCATCACCGTCTCCCCGCTGGAGGTGGAGGCCCTGCTGCGCACCCACCCGGCGGTCCGGGACGTCGCCGTCGTGGCCGTCACCGACGAGCGCGGCGCCAGCAAGCTGCGGGCCTTCGTCATTCCCGTACCCCCCATCGCCGTGGGCCTGGAGGCCGAACTCATCTGCATGGCCCGCGACAAGCTGGCCGCCTTCAAGGTCCCCCGCAGCGTGAGCTTCGTCCCCACGTTGCCGCGTACCGCGACCGGCAAGCTCCGCCGTCACCTCGTCCGCCAAGGAGCGTGGTGA
- a CDS encoding aminotransferase class IV — MTQPAIAEGLSTWSPGRGLTPGPAQSGRLLVADSWLLRDGRVRGFDRHRERFLRGCGECGAPPLEQVVEFWKDMTTALPRTGEWFPRVELAAGSLELRLLLRHAPALTPDVRVWAAGQADPRTVPRRKGPDLDVLARVRGRAAGTGADEAVLIAPSGLVLESANSSIVWWEDDTLCTPPPRLPVLAGVTMGLIQERAATIGVRVAHRERSLAELDGREVWLVNALHGIRPVAAWTGRPMTAGPAVHAPEWREWLDGLMEPLPDN; from the coding sequence GTGACACAACCGGCCATCGCGGAAGGTCTGTCGACCTGGTCGCCGGGGCGGGGCCTGACCCCTGGCCCGGCGCAGAGCGGACGCCTCCTGGTCGCGGACTCGTGGCTGTTGCGTGACGGACGGGTGCGCGGTTTCGACCGGCACCGGGAGCGGTTCCTGCGGGGCTGCGGCGAGTGCGGAGCACCGCCTCTGGAACAGGTCGTGGAGTTCTGGAAGGACATGACGACCGCGCTGCCGCGCACGGGGGAGTGGTTCCCCCGCGTGGAACTCGCGGCGGGATCACTGGAGTTGAGGCTGCTGCTCCGGCACGCGCCGGCCCTCACCCCGGACGTACGGGTCTGGGCGGCCGGCCAGGCCGACCCGCGTACCGTGCCCCGCCGCAAGGGGCCGGACCTGGACGTCCTGGCCCGGGTGCGGGGACGGGCGGCCGGCACCGGCGCCGACGAGGCCGTACTGATCGCGCCCTCGGGACTGGTCCTGGAGTCCGCCAACTCCAGCATCGTGTGGTGGGAGGACGACACCCTCTGTACGCCGCCGCCACGCCTCCCCGTCCTCGCCGGCGTCACCATGGGGCTCATCCAGGAGCGGGCCGCGACCATCGGCGTCCGCGTCGCCCACCGCGAGCGCTCCCTGGCCGAGCTCGACGGCCGTGAGGTGTGGCTCGTCAACGCCCTCCACGGGATCCGGCCGGTCGCCGCCTGGACCGGGCGGCCGATGACCGCCGGCCCGGCCGTCCACGCTCCGGAATGGCGGGAATGGCTGGACGGCCTGATGGAGCCGCTCCCCGACAACTGA
- a CDS encoding FAD-dependent monooxygenase: protein MTTSPVLVVGAGPVGLSAALALRAHDLPVTLLEADPEGRERPGSRALFVHRETLELLEGMRPGLAAEIAAYGRTWQTKRTLYRGREVYSRTFPPPTGTPPFTSLRQVDTERFLLAACQDAGVEFAWDARITGVHTDPTGVRLTDEDGRTWTGTHAVAADGARSAVRRELGIPLEGTHGDGFHVVADIADIPGAELPLERVFHYEHPDLGGRSVMRVPFTGGFQVDLQCRDDDAAQEYGTEEAVRRWLPKVVGEGYGERILWVSTYRFLRKVAAAFTDPHRRVLLVGEAAHLFPPFGARGMNSGIADAAAAAEAVADGRPEAVASFAAVRRSAGLFNSAAAGTALDHLRPRRRILRVKQRAAAALAPVVPRCGAWLEHAPYGPRHGSPAVAGRKY from the coding sequence ATGACGACTTCGCCCGTCCTCGTCGTGGGCGCCGGCCCCGTGGGCCTCTCCGCGGCCCTCGCCCTGCGCGCCCACGACCTCCCCGTCACCCTGCTCGAAGCCGACCCCGAGGGCCGCGAACGCCCGGGTAGCCGCGCCCTGTTCGTCCACCGCGAGACCCTGGAACTCCTCGAAGGGATGCGCCCGGGACTGGCGGCCGAGATCGCCGCGTACGGCCGGACCTGGCAGACCAAGCGGACCCTGTACCGGGGCCGCGAGGTGTACTCCCGCACCTTCCCCCCGCCCACCGGCACTCCGCCCTTCACCAGCCTCCGCCAGGTCGACACCGAGCGCTTCCTGCTCGCCGCCTGCCAGGACGCGGGCGTGGAGTTCGCGTGGGACGCCAGAATCACCGGCGTGCACACCGATCCGACCGGAGTGCGGCTCACCGACGAGGACGGCCGTACCTGGACGGGCACCCACGCCGTGGCCGCCGACGGCGCCCGCTCCGCCGTACGGCGCGAACTGGGCATCCCCCTGGAGGGCACCCATGGCGACGGCTTCCACGTCGTCGCGGACATCGCCGACATCCCCGGAGCCGAGCTGCCCCTGGAGCGGGTCTTCCACTACGAGCACCCGGACCTCGGCGGCCGCAGCGTCATGCGGGTGCCGTTCACCGGAGGTTTCCAGGTCGACCTCCAGTGCCGCGACGACGACGCGGCGCAGGAGTACGGCACCGAGGAGGCCGTACGGCGCTGGCTGCCGAAGGTGGTGGGCGAGGGCTACGGCGAGCGGATCCTGTGGGTGTCCACGTACCGCTTCCTGCGCAAGGTTGCCGCCGCCTTCACCGACCCGCACCGCCGGGTGCTGCTCGTCGGCGAGGCGGCCCACCTCTTCCCGCCGTTCGGGGCCCGCGGCATGAACAGTGGTATCGCGGACGCGGCCGCCGCTGCCGAAGCCGTCGCCGACGGCAGGCCCGAAGCGGTCGCCTCCTTCGCCGCGGTCCGGCGCTCGGCGGGCCTGTTCAACAGCGCCGCCGCCGGCACGGCCCTGGACCATCTGCGGCCCCGGCGCCGTATCCTCCGCGTCAAGCAGCGCGCCGCGGCCGCCCTCGCGCCCGTCGTGCCCCGCTGCGGCGCCTGGCTGGAGCACGCGCCCTACGGACCCCGGCACGGGTCCCCGGCCGTCGCGGGCCGCAAGTACTGA